The Natrarchaeobius halalkaliphilus DNA segment CGTCGTCACCCTCTCTCATTTCGGCCCGTGGGCGACCGAACCACCCCAGGACGTGATCGGTCCGTACGACCACGTAGCCGTCGGATACGTCGCACTCGCGTGGTTACTCGGCCTCGTCGGAACGTTGTTGGCGGCGACCGTCTACGCGGGACACCGGTGGCGATCCGCGCGCAAGTCTACGTCGGTCGAGCGGTCGCCGCCACGACCCGAGTCGTGACCTGACGTGCTGTCGGTTCGAAACGGCTATGGGGCTCAGGGCGAATCCCTCGAGCGATGGATCTCGCTTCGTTCTTGCTCGCGACGGCGGTCGCTCACGTCGGCTTTGCGATCTTCGTGGCCGTTCACGCCGCACTTTCCGATCGTGACGCCGAAAACTGGCCCTACATCACGCTCGTTCTCGGATTAGCGGGCGTCGCCGCCTACTTCTTTTACGACGAGACGGACAGATCGGGACCGCTCTAAGAGCCGGCGCGATCAGGCGAGGAACACGTGTCGCGGTCGATCCGCGAGGACGTCTCGACCGAACTCGACGGTTTCGGAGAAAGCATCGCTTCGGAAAAAGGCCATCGCGTCCTCGCGGCCGTCCCAACGGCTCGCGATGAACATGTCGTTTTCGTCCTCGCGGTTGACCAGCAGGTCGGTCTTTCGGTGACCGTCCATGTCATCGAGCAGCCCGGCGACGTCGCCGAAGGTACCGACGAAGTCACCCCTGCGTTCGGCTTTGACGGTGTAGAACATGCCCATCGTACCCCAGGAATCGCCGTCGTCGTCGCCCGCCTGCCTGACGATCTCCGGCAGATCCGCGAGAAAGCCGGCCGCCGTATCCGCGGCCCGTTCGGTCTCCCAGAGACTGACGATCGCCGTCTCGGCGTTCTCACTCGCTGATTCGCCGTCCGCTCCCCCGTCGTCTCGATCGGTGGATTCCGGCTCGTACACCGCCGTCTTGACGTGGGAGTCGTAGTGATCGAAGTTCGTCCGCAATCCGTCCACCTCTTCGAAGAGATGGTCGGAATCGGCCGCCGAGTAGAGGACGACCGCGTGGACGTCCTCGCCGTGCGGTTGGCCCGCGTAGACGCCGATCTCGTCGAGTTCGCTTCGGACGTCCTCGTCACCGTGGTGGTCACCGTGAGACCCATCGCCGCCGTGTGCGCCGGATTCCCCGTGTGCAGGGTCACTCGAGCCACCGCTTCCGTGGGGGTGGCTACCGCCGTGTGTATCCGCACTCGTCTCCTGTGGAATCGTTTCGCCGGCGAGGAAGGCACCGAGGTTCTCGGGCGGGAATCGACGAGCCGAGAGGAACCGGCCGAACTCGGCGAACCGAGAACTCGAGGGGTCGAAGCGCATCTCGTAGAGCAGTTCCTTGACGTCGGTCGGATCGTCAGCGAACAGCGTCACGCCCCACTCGAAATCGTCGAGTCCGATGCTACCCGAGATGATCTGCGTGACTCGACCTGCGTACTCCCGGCCGATATCGCCGTGACTCGAGAGGTGTTCCGCGCGTTCGTCGAAGGGGAGGTCGTACCAGTTGTGATCCGGGCCGCGTCGCTTGCTCATCGGGTAGAAGCTGACGAACTCCGCCTCGGGAATCTCGGGCTCGAGACGGGACTCAATGTATCGCTTCATCCCCGTATCTTCGACCTCGCTGTCCTCGTCGAAGAACTCCTGGGACATGTAGCCCGAGACCTCGGTCACGGAGAGGTACGAGTCCGTTCGCTCGGTGAACGCCGCTAGTTCGGTGTGTTCGAATCGGCGCTCGAGCCCGTCGAGATCTGCCAGGGTCGGGCGGAGGTGTAAGACCAGTAGATCGGCCTCGTGTCCGAGCACCGAGAACGTCGCGGAGTCGCCCGCATCGGCGTCCTCGAGTCGTTCGGCCGCGGCCAGGAACTCGATCCCTTCGTCGATCGCTCTCGACCGGCGATGGTCGGGCGCGTTTCGCCAGGCGTCCCAGTCTATCGACCGGAAATCGTGGAGCACGTACCAGCCCTCTTCGGTCTGTGGTGGTGTCCGACGGGTCATACTCTCCGATTGGCGTGGCGTCGCAAAGAAGGACAGGGTTTCGTTCCGACCGGACGAGACGGTACCACGCTCGGGAGCGATCGGTTAGCCGACCGAAACCCTTTACGT contains these protein-coding regions:
- a CDS encoding heme-binding protein: MTRRTPPQTEEGWYVLHDFRSIDWDAWRNAPDHRRSRAIDEGIEFLAAAERLEDADAGDSATFSVLGHEADLLVLHLRPTLADLDGLERRFEHTELAAFTERTDSYLSVTEVSGYMSQEFFDEDSEVEDTGMKRYIESRLEPEIPEAEFVSFYPMSKRRGPDHNWYDLPFDERAEHLSSHGDIGREYAGRVTQIISGSIGLDDFEWGVTLFADDPTDVKELLYEMRFDPSSSRFAEFGRFLSARRFPPENLGAFLAGETIPQETSADTHGGSHPHGSGGSSDPAHGESGAHGGDGSHGDHHGDEDVRSELDEIGVYAGQPHGEDVHAVVLYSAADSDHLFEEVDGLRTNFDHYDSHVKTAVYEPESTDRDDGGADGESASENAETAIVSLWETERAADTAAGFLADLPEIVRQAGDDDGDSWGTMGMFYTVKAERRGDFVGTFGDVAGLLDDMDGHRKTDLLVNREDENDMFIASRWDGREDAMAFFRSDAFSETVEFGRDVLADRPRHVFLA